From the genome of Glycine max cultivar Williams 82 chromosome 2, Glycine_max_v4.0, whole genome shotgun sequence, one region includes:
- the LOC100811260 gene encoding rust resistance kinase Lr10 — protein sequence MLNFQNLSLLLLALVFLPLKLVISGNQCTDKCGGVSIQFPFYLRNSKLNHTAEYPPGFDLLCTENKKTLILELPNVPTKLAVRKIDYKSQQIQIYDPANCLPSQLLQLSSASISPFQFPSYDYAFKTRRNFSFFRCDSMSSSCPILLLSSYLDVIRFPEILSCTKVKDVLSANWMDQYSLYDPTVTIEWSKPDCKHCETQNQKCKWKNSTKVETECFVCSTNTTPTSTIVLIAAGGIVGLMLLVLTVTCIVCVYHYYEKKGEDQARIEKFLEDYRAMKPTRFTYADIKRITNGFSESLGEGAHGVVFKGMLSREILVAVKILNDTVGDGKDFINEVGTIGKIHHVNVVRLLGFCADGFHRALVYDFFPNGSLQRFLAPPDKKDAFLGWEKLQQIALGVARGIEYLHLGCDHRILHFDINPHNVLLDDNLVPKITDFGLSKLCPKNQSTVSMTAARGTLGYIAPEVFSRNFGNVSYKSDIYSYGMLLLEMVGGRKNIDAEESFQVLYPEWIHNLLEGRDVQISVEDEGDVEIAKKLAIVGLWCIQWNPVNRPSMKTVVQMLEGVGDELIAPPTPFDISGSSRTNDDVPTSRQNFKLEVIDEIQE from the exons ATGCTCAATTTTCAGAACTTGTCTCTGCTATTACTGGCGTTGGTGTTTCTGCCACTGAAGCTTGTGATCAGCGGGAACCAATGCACGGATAAATGTGGAGGGGTTAGTATTCAATTTCCATTTTATCTCAGAAACAGCAAGCTAAATCACACCGCCGAATATCCCCCTGGGTTCGATCTGCTATGTACGGAAAACAAGAAGACGTTGATACTTGAGCTGCCTAATGTTCCAACAAAATTGGCAGTCAGAAAAATTGATTACAAAtctcagcagattcaaatctacGACCCTGCAAATTGCCTTCCCTCTCAGCTATTGCAACTCAGCAGCGCATCAATTTCTCCATTCCAATTCCCCTCATATGATTATGCTTTCAAGACTAGGCGTAACTTTTCCTTCTTCCGTTGCGATTCAATGTCGTCGTCGTGTCCTATTTTGTTACTTTCTTCTTACCTGGACGTTATTAGATTCCCTGAAATACTATCCTGCACCAAGGTGAAAGATGTTTTGTCTGCCAACTGGATGGATCAATATTCGCTTTATGACCCGACCGTGACTATAGAATGGTCGAAACCTGACTGCAAACACTGTGAAACACAAAACCAGAAATGTAAATGGAAGAATAGTACCAAAGTTGAAACTGAATGTTTCGTTTGCTCAACAAACACGACTCCCACATCAACTATTGTACTCATTGCTGCAG GAGGAATAGTTGGTTTGATGCTTTTGGTACTTACGGTCACTTGCATTGTTTGTGTGTATCACTATTAtgagaagaaaggagaagatcaaGCTAGAATAGAGAAATTCTTGGAGGATTATAGGGCAATGAAGCCCACGAGATTCACTTATGCTGACATTAAGAGAATCACAAATGGGTTTAGTGAAAGCTTAGGGGAAGGAGCTCACGGAGTAGTGTTCAAAGGAATgctctctcgagaaattctggTTGCTGTGAAGATACTCAACGACACAGTGGGAGATGGGAAGGATTTCATAAATGAAGTGGGAACCATAGGGAAAATTCATCACGTTAACGTTGTTCGCTTGCTTGGATTTTGTGCGGATGGGTTCCATCGCGCACTCGTTTATGATTTCTTCCCAAACGGGTCACTACAGAGATTCTTGGCTCCACCAGACAAGAAGGATGCTTTTCTTGGCTGGGAGAAGTTGCAACAAATTGCTCTTGGTGTTGCCAGAGGAATTGAGTATCTCCATCTTGGTTGTGATCATAGAATACTTCACTTTGACATCAATCCTCACAATGTTTTGCTGGATGACAACTTGGTCCCAAAAATCACTGACTTTGGACTTTCCAAATTGTGTCCCAAAAATCAAAGCACAGTGTCAATGACTGCAGCCAGGGGAACTTTGGGCTACATTGCCCCTGAAGTTTTCTCAAGGAACTTTGGTAACGTGTCTTACAAGTCTGACATCTACAGTTATGGAATGTTACTGCTAGAAATGGttggaggaagaaagaataTAGATGCTGAGGAaagttttcaagttttgtaCCCTGAATGGATCCATAATTTGCTTGAAGGTAGAGACGTGCAAATTAGTGTTGAGGATGAGGGAGATGTTGAAATTGCAAAGAAACTCGCCATTGTAGGACTTTGGTGCATTCAGTGGAATCCAGTGAACCGTCCATCGATGAAAACGGTGGTACAAATGCTTGAAGGGGTTGGAGATGAATTAATTGCACCCCCTACTCCTTTTGACATCTCTGGATCTTCTAGAACAAATGATGATGTTCCAACAAGTCGTCAGAATTTCAAGTTGGAAGTTATTGATGAAATACAAGAGTAA
- the LOC100803768 gene encoding probable lipid-A-disaccharide synthase, mitochondrial: MLSKWIPPISLGAKSLLRRKCNLNPNPNIPRVQWFSVSSSKAAPMIEMAARDGELRVFLVAGEVSGDSIASRLMASLKILSPLPIRFAGVGGVKMTSEGLQSLFPIEDISVMGLWELLPHLYRIRVKLNETVKAAALFEPHVVLTIDSKGFSFRFLKQLRARYRQKKLHSPAHFHYVAPSFWAWKGGETRLRGLAEFVDHLLCILPNEDKICRLNGLCATFVGHPVLEDVLELNLRNNSSIHEWKAEGNGEDFRIKHAVPAGATIISLLPGSRMQEVSRMLPIFSNTVELMKDMVPQLMTIIHVAPNEHVENFIADAVHRWPVPVVLIPGGTTQLRYDAFSASRAALCTSGTVAVELQLARLPCVVAYRAHILTEWYIWYKAKIQYISLTNILLDKAIIPEALFQSCKPLNLALLLKDLLHDDGCREEQIIAAQKILKLLWPSERIKLNLLQQNLKTCADYTPSAVAALTILNHGKPMTSI, from the exons ATGCTCTCAAAGTGGATCCCTCCAATTTCGTTGGGAGCAAAATCTTTACTGAGAAGGAAATGCAACCTAAACCCAAACCCGAACATCCCGAGAGTGCAATGGTTCTCAGTTTCATCGTCGAAAGCAGCTCCGATGATAGAGATGGCTGCAAGAGATGGGGAACTGAGGGTCTTCCTTGTTGCCGGTGAGGTTTCTGGAGATTCCATCGCTTCTCGCCTCATGGCTTCGCTTAAGATTCTCTCTCCTTTACCTATTCGCTTCGCTGGTGTTGGAGG GGTTAAGATGACAAGTGAAGGATTGCAGTCTTTGTTTCCCATTGAGGATATTTCTGTAATGGGACTTTGGGAGCTATTGCCACATTTGTATAGAATCAGA GTGAAACTGAATGAAACTGTCAAAGCTGCTGCTCTATTTGAACCTCATGTTGTATTAACTATTGATTCTAAGGGCTTTTCATTTCGGTTCTTGAAACAGCTTAGAG CTAGATATAGACAAAAGAAGTTGCATTCGCCAGCACACTTTCACTATGTAGCTCCATCATTCTGGGCATGGAAAGGAGGTGAAACAAGACTCAGAGGACTAGCGGAATTTGTGGATCATTTATTGTGCATACTTCCAAATGAGGACAAAATCTGTAGATTAAATGGATTGTGTGCAACATTTGTTGGGCATCCAGTCCTGGAAGATGTTCTGGAATTGAATTTG AGAAACAATTCCTCGATTCATGAATGGAAGGCTGAAGGAAATGGTGAAGACTTCCGAATTAAGCATGCAGTGCCAGCAG gAGCCACTATCATTAGCTTGCTTCCTGGAAGCAGAATGCAAGAAGTCAGTCGGATGCTTCCGATCTTTTCAAACACAGTGGAACTGATGAAAGACATGGTTCCACAGTTGATGACAATCATTCATGTTGCACCTAATGAGCATGTGGAAAATTTCATAGCTGATGCTGTTCACAGATGGCCTGTGCCAGTTGTATTGATACCAGGTGGAACAACACAACTGAGATATGATGCTTTTAGT GCAAGTAGAGCTGCGTTATGCACATCTGGGACAGTTGCTGTGGAGCTGCAGCTTGCACGATTACCCTGTGTTGTGGCATATCGTGCCCATATTTTGACAGAATGGTATATTTGGTACAAAGCGAAGATACAGTATATATCACTTACCAATATTCTTTTGGACAAAGCCATTATTCCTGAAGCACTCTTTCAATCTTGCAAACCACTTAACTTAGCCTTGTTGCTCAA AGATTTATTACATGATGATGGTTGTCGAGAAGAACAAATAATTGCAGCCCAAAAGATTCTCAAGCTTCTATGGCCTTCAGAGAGAATAAAGCTCAACCTTCtacaacaaaatttgaaaacttgtgctGATTACACTCCAAGTGCAGTTGCAGCATTGACTATATTAAACCATGGGAAGCCAATGACTAGTATCTAA